Proteins encoded together in one Caballeronia sp. NK8 window:
- a CDS encoding DUF1993 family protein gives MSLTMYRASIPVFIRGLEVCADLLKKGAAFADKKGLAHDDVLNARLAPDMLPLVAQIQRASDTAKLSAARLADIEAPRFEDNEDSFASLHARIEKTIAFLKSIDKASLAGSETRTVTLKFPDFSPSFSGDDYLFGFGLPNFYFHVATTHDILRHLGAPIGKRDYLGPLK, from the coding sequence ATGTCTCTCACGATGTATCGCGCATCGATTCCGGTTTTCATTCGCGGGCTCGAAGTCTGCGCGGACCTGCTCAAGAAAGGCGCCGCCTTCGCCGATAAAAAAGGCCTCGCCCACGACGATGTGCTCAACGCGCGCCTCGCGCCCGACATGTTGCCGCTCGTCGCGCAAATCCAGCGCGCGAGCGACACGGCGAAGCTGTCGGCAGCGCGTCTCGCGGACATCGAGGCGCCGCGCTTCGAGGACAACGAGGACAGTTTTGCGTCGCTGCACGCGCGCATCGAGAAGACGATCGCGTTTCTGAAGAGCATCGACAAGGCATCGCTCGCTGGCAGCGAAACGCGCACGGTCACGCTGAAGTTTCCGGATTTTTCGCCGTCGTTCTCGGGCGACGATTATCTGTTCGGCTTCGGGTTGCCGAACTTCTACTTCCACGTCGCCACGACTCACGACATCCTGCGCCATCTCGGCGCGCCGATCGGGAAACGGGATTATCTCGGACCGCTCAAATGA
- a CDS encoding virulence factor family protein has translation MKFLCKKATALVAAVVCGVALSGFAHAAESISGGRYGQVTLTKPTGEMTGFVVLFSEKSGWTPSDQQAADALAAKGAMVIGVDTPRYAARVAADKTETSCHNLVGDAENMSHQLERTVQSNHYFSPILVGTGQGAILAERSLGQAPDNTVAGAVSLAADAQLDARFNPCPPDPTIIHAKGLPGFLERGALQPTRSKTDALVAMTAPHLKKAELVADSDVSDLPLIELRAAQPTDLLAIVISGDGGWRDLDKTMALALQRDGVSVIGIDSLRYFWSEKTPQQTASDLARVIRAYNARWHTKHVALLGYSFGADVMPFAYNRLPDAVREQVSYISLMGFSPAADFQIRVTGWLGMPASEKALNVRPELNKLPPSMVQCIYGEKEEDTLCPQLVKTGIEVVKLPGDHHFGGDYDALARRILAGWRKQIAARQG, from the coding sequence ATGAAATTCCTTTGCAAGAAAGCGACGGCGCTCGTAGCGGCCGTTGTCTGTGGTGTGGCTCTGTCCGGTTTTGCGCACGCGGCGGAGTCGATTTCCGGCGGCCGTTACGGCCAGGTCACGCTCACGAAGCCAACCGGCGAGATGACCGGCTTCGTCGTGCTGTTCTCTGAGAAAAGCGGCTGGACCCCGTCCGACCAGCAAGCCGCCGACGCGCTCGCCGCCAAAGGTGCGATGGTCATCGGCGTCGACACACCGCGCTACGCCGCGCGTGTGGCCGCCGACAAGACCGAGACGTCCTGTCACAACCTCGTCGGCGATGCGGAGAACATGAGCCATCAGCTCGAACGCACCGTTCAGTCGAACCATTATTTCTCGCCGATTCTTGTCGGCACCGGGCAGGGCGCGATCCTCGCGGAGCGCTCGCTCGGTCAGGCGCCCGACAACACCGTCGCGGGCGCGGTGTCGCTCGCGGCGGACGCGCAGCTCGACGCGCGTTTCAATCCGTGCCCGCCGGACCCGACCATCATCCACGCGAAGGGCTTGCCGGGCTTCCTGGAGCGCGGCGCGCTGCAGCCGACGCGCTCGAAGACCGACGCCCTCGTCGCGATGACGGCGCCGCATCTGAAAAAGGCCGAGCTGGTTGCCGACAGCGATGTCTCCGACCTCCCGCTGATCGAACTGCGCGCGGCGCAACCGACCGATCTGCTCGCGATCGTCATCTCCGGCGACGGCGGCTGGCGCGATCTCGACAAAACGATGGCGCTCGCGCTGCAACGCGATGGCGTGTCGGTGATCGGCATCGATTCGCTGCGCTACTTCTGGAGTGAAAAGACGCCGCAGCAGACGGCCAGCGATCTTGCGCGCGTGATCCGCGCATACAACGCGCGCTGGCATACGAAGCATGTTGCGCTGCTCGGCTATTCGTTCGGCGCGGACGTGATGCCGTTCGCGTACAACCGTCTCCCGGACGCGGTGCGCGAGCAGGTCTCGTATATCTCGCTGATGGGTTTTTCGCCGGCGGCGGATTTTCAGATCCGCGTCACGGGCTGGCTCGGCATGCCGGCGAGCGAGAAAGCGCTCAACGTGCGGCCCGAGCTGAACAAGCTGCCGCCGTCGATGGTGCAATGCATCTACGGCGAGAAGGAAGAGGACACGTTGTGTCCGCAGCTTGTGAAGACGGGCATCGAAGTGGTGAAGCTGCCTGGCGATCATCACTTCGGCGGCGACTACGATGCGCTCGCGCGGCGCATTCTCGCGGGCTGGCGCAAGCAGATCGCGGCGCGGCAGGGTTGA
- a CDS encoding oxidoreductase-like domain-containing protein, with protein sequence MTDCHDPADDPLPTPPERPLPEDCCQSGCNPCVFDLYEEALERYEAALRAWEARRAGPSGP encoded by the coding sequence ATGACCGACTGCCACGACCCCGCCGACGATCCGCTCCCGACGCCGCCCGAGCGTCCGTTGCCGGAGGATTGCTGCCAGAGCGGCTGCAATCCGTGCGTCTTCGATCTCTATGAGGAAGCGCTCGAACGGTATGAGGCGGCGTTGCGCGCGTGGGAAGCGCGGCGTGCGGGGCCGTCCGGACCGTGA